CCCACCAGTGGCCCGGTCAGTGaccagagccccccagccctgtccccccaggCATCAGAGTCCCCTCTCAtccacagagcccccagccctgtccccccatGCATCAGAGTCCCCTCTCAtccacagagcccccagccctgtccccccatACATCAGAGTCCCCTCTCAtccacagagcccccagccctgttccTCACCTCAGAGCCCCTCCCCGTCCCTCACGGACCCCAGTCACGGACCGTTCCCAGTCCCTCCGGCAGGACCCTCAGCCGcccatccccagcctgtccctccatcccaggGCCACCCCCGGTCCTCCCGCGGCGCCCCCTGCCCCCCATTACCGCTGTCCCCTGCGGGACCCCTGCCCGCTCCGACACGCGCTGCCCCTTTAAGACCGCGCCTACAGCCCAGCTTGAGTGGCAGCCCTAGGAGCCAATCAGAACGCCAGCGTCCTGCCCACCGACTGTGGTAACATTGCAATGAGGCCACGCCCCGCAGGCGGGCACTCCCAAGGGCTGCGGCTCTGATTGGCCGCGACCCACGAGGAGGACGCAGAGAGCCCTGCGCcaggggcggggagggggcggcgcccccggccccgctcagTCGCTGTCGCTGTCGCTGTCGCCGCTGTCACCtccctccgccgccgcctccggcTCGGCCTCGTCCCGCAGGTCGGCGAAGAAATCCTCCCCGCTGCCCAGCGCCTTGCTGCTGAGGGCGCGCAGCGGCCCGCCCTTCTTCTTCTTCCGCCGGTAATCATCGACCACCATGGAGCCGAGCGCCGACACGTCCCAGAACTTCACCTTCTGGTCGTGGCCGCTGCTGGCCAGGAGCTTCCCGTCCGCGGCCACGGCCAGCTGCTCGATGGGCTCGCCCAGGTGCTGCCCCACGCAGCCCAGCACGCGGTTCGGCAGCACGTTCACCGCCCTGGGCACGGCACGGGGCACTGAGGGCCCTGCAGCGCCCGGGACGCCGCCTGCCCTCCTGTCCTGTGAGCTGGGCAAGGCTGATCCTGTCCCACACCCTCCTCGTTCCACCCCGGCCCATCCCACATCTCCCCTTccacatcccatcccatcccatgccatcctcCACAATTCCCTGTcaccccctccccatcccaccccacctcATCTCCAGCCCACTCTTCTCCCCATCCTATCCCACCAcgctcccctccctctcccatcTCACCCCCCACAATCCCTCCGGATCCCACACCCTTCCATCCCATCGCTCTCTATTCCCCCTCaccccatcccacagctccccatccctccccagcacagccctgaggatcCCACACCCTTCCATCCCATCGCCCTCTATTCCCCCTCaccccatcccacagctccccatccctccccagcacagccctgacctGATGACTCCGTCCAGGGACCCCACGCACACGATGCTGTCCGTGATGGGCACCATGCAGTCAATGGTCTCTGCCCTGAGGGCAAAGCGGTCGCTGGCGGCCCCGAAGCCGTCCCAGTTGAAGAGGTAGATGGTGCCTTCACTGGAGCCACACGCCACCTTCCTCCCCCTCTAGGCACGAGGGAGGGCAGTGAGGCAGAGCAAAAAACGGGGCAAGGACAGGGGGCTGTGGGATCCTGCTCCACGCTGTGGAGCGGAGCCAACCTTCATCAGCACCACAGAGGTCAGGTCGCCGTTCTGCGGCTCCGAGAGCAGCTCAAAGCGCCGTCTCTTCACGTTATAGACACCCAGAGTGCCATCGCCACTATGGGACGTGGAAGGGACACGCTGTGAGCACGGGACATGGCACAGGGCGCTCCAGCCACGAATGGACACGGCGAGCCCGACCCCACGAAGCCCCTGCGGTACCAGGCTGTCAGTAGGATCTTCCCGTTGCCATCCACAGCCATGGCACTGATGTACTCCTCCTGCTGCCGTGCCTCCAGGATGGCGCTGCCCCTGCGCAGGTCCCACACCTTCACTGCCCCGCCGTCGTCACCCGTGGCAAAGATGTGGTTGTCGATTGGCAGCACGCAGTttagagctgctctgcagagaccCCGGCCCACGGTCACGGCTCCCGGAGCAGCGCTGCGGGCTCTCCCTACGGCCCAGGGCTGCGTGGCCGTGCCGCGGGACGGAAGGGGACAAGGAGACAATGCCCCACCGTTGAGCCCAGAATGAGCCGCCTGCATGGACTTACTCGTGGGCCTTGGGGAAGCGCGTTTCCAGCCGTCCCTCCTCCGCTGTCAGAATGTGGATGGACTTATCCTTGGACACAGTGAAAAGCTCTGGAGAGCCGCGTTAGTGCCCCCCGCCCGGCGTCCCCCGGTGCCACCCCACGTCCCCCGCACTCACTCTGCCCGTCCTGGGAGAACGCCGCGTCCCGGCACGACTTGAGGTGATGTCCCGAGGACCAGAGCTGCCGGTTCTCCCCCTCGGTGCAGGAATACGAGTACCTGCCGGCACGGGAGTGCTTGCCGGGACCCGCGGGCGGCCGGGGAGCCCCGCTCAGCGTGTCCCAGCCCCGGTCCCCTGTACTCACAGGTACACATCGCCGTCCACGTCCCCCGCGGCCAGCAGCGGCCGCGCCGGGTGCAGCGCGATGGCGTTGGCCGTGGCCTCCAGACAGATGTCCTCGGGCGTGTCCCGCACCCGCGGCTCCCGCGCCGCCGGCTCCGGCgactcctggggctcctggggacagcggggccgTGGGACGGGGCCCGGGGGCTCCGGGCTCCCGCAGCCCCACGCGTGCTCACCTCCTCCATGGCGGCCGCCATAGCTCCCTGCTCATTTGCATGGTCACGCCTTCCATCATTTACATATACCCGCCCCTCTGTTTACATGGCACCGCCCGCCCGCGCCTCTCCGGCACTGCGGGGCCGGCCCGGCTGCGGGATGGCGCCGCCTCGGGGCTCCGCCGCCTCGGGGCTCCAGCCTACGGGCGCCCCTGGCCCCATTTCACCAGGCTGCTCCCCGCCCGCCTCCTGTGTTGCTGTTCTTCAGCGCTTCACCATTGGGAGGTCCACAAGCTGCTTAATTCGCACCACAGGCTCCCTAATTCGCACCGTCATCTCTTTCTGATCCCAGGAGGGGGGGCAGCCAAGGACCAGGTGCCACTTCGGCCCCTTGCAGGGTCTGGGGGCTGTAGCCCCCCCCTAGagaccccagcccagccagggagcaCCCGCAGCACCCCTGCCCGAggagccatcccagctccctgctggccctgccctgagGGAACGAGCCTTGCCTGGCGCTAGCCCCATCGTACCCTTGGCCAGCGCTTAGAGCAGCTTGCACAGCCTCTGCTTCAGGTCATTGCTCTTGCTGTACCCAAGCTCAGGGTCCCATTTCTTCCTCCCACCCTGAGGTACATAATGCTCAGCTGGGATTACTGCCCTCAAATTTGTTAATTTTATACAGGgatgctgcccccagcccaaaAGGCTCCCACAATAAATACACTGAGCAACGATTTGCCCTGTCAGCCCCAACAGTGCCTGGTAAGTAGAAGAGTCCTAGCACCCCTGCTGCTCCAAAGGGGGCCAGAATGTGCCCAGGCCCCTCCTCTCTGCACACACAAACAGATGCTCACACACAAATTTAAAGAGGTTTTATTAAGGCTACAACATTTACACAGCACAGGCTCTACAGCAAAGAACAGAGGGAGGGaagagcccccagccctccccaggagAGAGTGGACGGTGTGTGGAGCAAGGACAGCACACCAGCAGGCTCCAGGAAGGCAGCTCCCAGTGGGCCAGGATTccaggagagggaggaagaaacagaagaaatcaGTACTTGGGACGTTTCACCTCAACCctggaagagagagaggggcaggagagTGGTGAGGatgcagggcaggcagctccACCCCCCCACCTCCAGAGCTCAGCACTGACATCCACACTGCCACACCACAGAAGGTgggggagcccagcagggaccaCTGTACTTACCCATCAGCCTCcaacttcttccttttctcgaTGATCTGCAGAGAAAGCACAAAGTCCTGTTACCCTCAGGGGAtctggctgctcacagctaGCAGAGGGGCTGAAGGGTGCCagatacacctggggacagctgcagccaggccagagcgaGCTGAGGTGAGCTAATAGGCTGGAGAAGCTTGGCCTGTTTGCCCTTTCTGGCCACCACAGACCATTTATTCTCACcttccccagcccatcccatactgctcaccctgccaggacaaccctccagctctgccagctggcGAACAGGGAGCCACTAAACATTTCCTGTCCCCTACAATCCCCTATGGATGG
The Agelaius phoeniceus isolate bAgePho1 chromosome 15, bAgePho1.hap1, whole genome shotgun sequence genome window above contains:
- the WDR55 gene encoding WD repeat-containing protein 55, translating into MAAAMEEEPQESPEPAAREPRVRDTPEDICLEATANAIALHPARPLLAAGDVDGDVYLYSYSCTEGENRQLWSSGHHLKSCRDAAFSQDGQKLFTVSKDKSIHILTAEEGRLETRFPKAHEAALNCVLPIDNHIFATGDDGGAVKVWDLRRGSAILEARQQEEYISAMAVDGNGKILLTACGDGTLGVYNVKRRRFELLSEPQNGDLTSVVLMKRGRKVACGSSEGTIYLFNWDGFGAASDRFALRAETIDCMVPITDSIVCVGSLDGVIRAVNVLPNRVLGCVGQHLGEPIEQLAVAADGKLLASSGHDQKVKFWDVSALGSMVVDDYRRKKKKGGPLRALSSKALGSGEDFFADLRDEAEPEAAAEGGDSGDSDSDSD